The window AGGTTTGACAACGTTTGGGcctaaaattaattcatttgattaagtttaataatattattaaatattttttatatttattttttaaaaaattaatattaatctgttacagaacacacacacacacacacacacacacacacacacacacacacacacacacacacacacacacacacacacacacacacacacgatcAATAATTGGTCTAGTAATTAATAacaagttgaaaaagaaaatagagttGTCCATGTGACAAGctattaaaatatatctttttagtaGTGTGGttttacataaatataatagataaataGACTATAAATGTAACTAATTTGATTTCTAAACCTTATCACCTTACAAATTTCAACATAATGTCTATTAAGCTCAACTGTCTAGGATCTAGTAATGTAGCTAAATTTTCATGTGTAGGGCAAGAGTGAAGGTAACTGTGATGTTGCTACTAGTGaataataaaacttatataTTACGATTTAAACGGTCATGGACTTGAGTCACACCTAgctaatttctttatttattgatgGTTAGAAGGGGGTTAACAAAACAAATGAGATGAACAGAGAAATTGTGGAAATCACAAACTCATCATGAAAGCATTGTGCTAGACCTAATTCATTCATGATATATGCAATGATCAACCTGAATTATGTGTTGTGTGGGCGTGATAAACATGCATATGACACGATCTTCCATATGTTAGTTCAAGAATAGCTTTTGGATTTGTAATggtagatttttaaatattgttatgaggtttttcttttctaccaTCATGGGCTATTGGAGGAAGTTAAATGGATGAAAACCAGCTATGGCAGCCGCGCGCGATGCCACGAGCCGAGGCAGGAGAACTTTGCCTAGAAGATGATAAATGGAAACAATAGAATGACGGGAAACAATGGAAATCAAGAGGAAAGGAATTCATAGAGTCGATGGTGGAGATGCATAAAGCAGCCATGAGCGTCTAAATCCGAACAAAAAGCAAGAGTGTCTTAAAATGCACATGTGCTTATACACATATACTAAGTGGACATAGCAAAAGCatagttataaaattcaatttagggGTTAACCCGGTTAAAGAGCCGGGTCTCGAGTTTTATGGTTCAACTTGCGTTAACTTGGGTCAATtcagaaatttttaaaaaatatatgtaaaattttaatatttcatatgaaataattaagaaaaaaatcatataaatataggttgtacatgttgtaaataatgaagtttaaaagaatattttaattttttttttctcatattaaaaagatattatgttatgctttttaagttgaagtatttaaaccaaaatttttttttctcctacattaaaaaaataatttttttcttgtgaatatagagCATATttactaaagggtttcaaatcccacattaaatattcaaatctcacattgaaaaaataaaatacttttataatatttatatagtgagctttaaaagtgttaataaccaacgaaaaaatatgaaaaaaaaatataggagaaaaaccacatttgaaaaaaaaaaatttcgaaTCTCGCCCGGGTCATGAGTCGCCCAGTTTTAATCGGACAGTTGCACCGGCTGATCTTTTAGCAAACCCAAACTAATCTAATTATCAGAGCAACCAAATCTTAAATTGACCCACCAGACCAAttcagatttaataactatgagcAAAAATCATGCAAGCTGCAATAAAAAAGCAAGGAGATGCACCAGCCTATTGAAAGCTAGTCCTCCTGTAATTATGTGATGTATagtttaattgagttttaaatttgtttttaaaatatcattaatttgaGTATTAGTAATCTTAGGATTATTTATGGTTTATCTGGtcatttattttagaatttcgAGAGATTAAGGTACACATAAACTATGACTCCTGCATCTGTAAGCGTCAACTGTGATTGAAACGGGGAACAACATCAGTGGAAGGGGATTCATAAAAGAAGCAATCTTCAGATTCATTTTGATTaactttcttctctttcatgtTAATATCATAGCtttaaactttaataaaatgttctcaataattaagattaaataaTACATGTCAAGTGCGATTTTATTAAACTATGATGGATGGTTAATTTGATCACTTAGTCTgaaatgagtttaaaattaaattaaataaaaattaatttaacataatcGATTAGACAAATCACTcgtaattttatcaaaaattctaaaataatattattttaaattaatttgaataaatctatgacttgtttaaatttaataatttaataataaattaaattaaattaaactaaaattaactTAACAGGACATTGATTATATAAATCACTCACAATAACTTCATCAAATTaaacttcatttaattttgtttttataatgtaatatttttttaaaaaaattctgaaaaatattattttaaattaatttgaatcaattcATCCAACTTATAATGagctaatttaaatttaataagtttataacaaatatttttttttatgaatcatgaaaacacatttaaataatgattttagtCTTAAACATGAAGACGTTACTAAGATCCGATTTGAATTTTGTCATTCATGAATCAACAACTTGAATGACTTATCGTTCAAAGATAACTCAAAATACCGTCATTCAGAGGGAAGAGGGAGCAACTTCGTGCACAAAAATGTCTCTTAACAGAGCAAACCCAACAACTTCCATGAAATGGAGAATCCAAATCAGACAAAACCAGTTAGTGTTCCAAATATCCTCAATCCTCTTACAAAGACACAACTGGATTTCTCTTCTCCAAAACTTCAACCTCTCCTCAAAACTAACTCCTCCTCTCTTTAACCAAATCCTCCACAAAACACAAACTAACCCTCAAATTTCTCTGCGCTTCTTCAACTGGGTCCAAACCAATCTAAAGCTTAAACCAGACCTTAAATCCCAATGTCACATCATCAATATTTGTGTCAATTCGGGTCTCACTCTACCTGTGAGACCAATCATGGATTCTTTGGTGAAAACACATCATGTGTCAGTTCTTGGAGAGGCCATGGTTGATTCTTGTAGAGGTAAAAGTTTAAAGTCTGATGCCTTCAGTTTTCTTCTTGAATGTTACTCGCATAAGGGTCTGTTTATGGAAAGTTTAGAGATGCTTAGGAAGATGAGGGGTAATGGATTTATTGCTTCTGGTACTGCCTGTAATGCTATTCTTGATGTTTTGCTAAGAGAAAATGAGATTAAATTAGCTTGGTGTTTTTATTGTGCCATGATTAAAGATGGGGTTTTGCCTGATAAATTAACTTGGTCGTTGGTTGCTCAGATTCTTTGTAAAGATGGGAACTTTGAGAGAATTGTTAAGTTTTTAGATATGGGTGTTTATAATTCAGTTTTGTATAACGGTGTTATTGATTGTTGTAGTAAAAGAGGGGATTTTGAAGCTGCTTTTGAGAGGCTAAATCAGATGTGTGAGAGGAAACTTGACCCTGGTTTTAGTACTTATGGTGCGATACTTGATGGAGCTTGTAAACATGGGAATGAAGAAGTGATTGAGAGAGTTATGGATATAATGGCTGAGAAAGGCTTGCTTCCAAAATGCCCTTTGTCTCAATGTGATTCAGTCATTCAAAAGTTTTCTGATTTGTGTAAGATGAATGTAGCAACAATGTTTTTTAGGAGAGCTTGTGATGAGAAGATTGGATTACAAGATGCTACTTATGGGTGTATGTTAAAGGCATTGTCTAAAGAAGCAAGAGTAAAGGAAGCAATTGGTTTATACAGTTTAATTTCCGAAAAGGGAATCAGAGTGAAGGATAGTACTTATCATGCATTTTTGGATCTTCTCAGTGAAGAAGATCAGTATGAAGAAGGATATGAGATATTGGGGGACATGATGAGAAGAGGTTTTAGACCTGGTACAGTTGGGTTGTCTAAATTTATCTTGTTACTAAGTAGAAAACGTAGATGGAGGGAAGTGGAAGACTTGCTGGATTTAGTTTTAGAGAAAGGATTACTGCCAGATTCATTGTGCTGTTGCTCCCTAGTTGAGCATTATTGCTCTAGGAGACAGATTGATAAAGCTGTTGCGTTGCATAACAAGATGGAGAAATTGCAAGCAAGTTTGGATGTTGCAACATATAATATGCTTCTTGACGGGCTTGTAAAAAACGGTAGGATTGAAGAAGTAGTTAGGGTATTTGATTACATGGAAGGACTCAAATTAGTGAATAGTGAAAGTTTTACAATAACAATCCGTGGGCTTTGCCGGGCAAAAGAAATGAGGAAAGCAATGAAACTTCATGATGAAATGCTGGACATGGGGCTGAAACCTGATAAAGCAGCATATAAAAGGCTGATATTGGAATTCAACAAGTAGAATGTACAGGCAGTGTGTTTGTTCTGCGACTTTTCCTGGTCAAACTGTATACTTTTGCCCTTCTTTGTTTTTGAGTTAGCAAATATGATGCTCAGGCCAAGCGTTACAGTTTCTAAATTTAAAGAATATTGTTGTGGTCTATTTTCCGAACCATGCAATTTCTGTTATATGAGCATATATAGTGCTACAGTGCTGCATAATTGTCTGCTGATAACATGTTTTATGAGATGCTCGATGGTAAACGAGATCAAGTTTTTGTCCTCTCACAAACAGGTGATGGACTTCAGATAGATCAAAGGAAGATGGAGCAAGCCTTTGCATTATGTTGTAAGTTGGAGAATTGCATACAAGTTTGGAGGAAGCAACATATGGTTGAACTTCTTGATGGTTGGTCAAAGAAGTTAGGgtttacaaaaacaaagaagagaggGTTGATGAAGAGGTTTGGGTGTTTGATTACACAGAATAACTTGATGATGAGTCCATATTGCAAGTTTCACAAATACAATGTGCTGCTTTCCTACTTCAAAGGAACTGAGAAGAGCAATGAAACTCCATGAATTGTTGTTGAAGATGGGGCTTAAACCGATAAAGCAACAGATACAAGCTTTGATATTGAGATGCAAGCAATGTATTGTGTATCTTTAGCTGTACTGGATCAAACTAAGAGGTTGTTTGGGATTATGTTATccctaaaattgattttttttatttaaaactatcttttttaaacaaaaaaaaaatcaaataaatggactctgtatttgtttttaatcattaactattgaattaattcatgaaaaaatagtaaggaataataaatataaagtacAACTTCTATAGGGACTTCATTACTAAATTTGAAGTGATGTTTACTCATTCATCTAACcgggtatttatttttaattgaaagtattCTTGCAGGACACGAATTTGGAAAAAGATTCATGTTAATCAAAGGGCTATATGGATGGCTCAGGACGGGGTTCATGGCACAAGAGTAGAGAAGTGCTAGGTGAGCAAACTCTTGGAAGATTGGCACTGAGATTTTAGTTCTGAATTATCATAAACTTAATAAAATTgcctatgattttttatttaactattaaattatattgaaattttatcaaGAGATTTTTCctctctaattttataaaaaattagctTGTTGTAATCAGATGAGATGAGAAGACTTTCAAATCAGACCTGGATATTGTTGTTGGGAttggttttcttattttgtttttagattttcttgtttgtttaagatttttattgtttttcaaaatttgagtttttgtgTGAAGATTTTATTgactaaattttatattatttatactttctatttttttttatcttatttcaaTTTGCGTTATTAGGCAACTATTCTCATCtcaacaaaacaattaaaataaatttcactcttaatatcttttttcatattttaaaaaaattagtctatCTTGCAACATATTACTAGACAATATACTAGTTTATGTGAAAAAGGGGATGTACAAGGAGAACGTAGAAGTTGGAAAGAAAAAGACGAATGTGATGCTTGGTGGCAATGGCATGCATTCCACTATCATTACTTGTAGTTTTAATGTTGTTGATGGCTATGCAACATTCAAGTCTGCAACAGTAGGTAaagatctctttctttttggtgGAAGTTTCTATACAAATTATGTCTATCTCCTTCTTAATGCATCaaagaaattatgttttataatccATGAATGCAGCTGCTGATGGTGATGGATTCATAGCCTAGGATATTTGGTTCCAAAACACAGCTAGGCCACAGAAACATCAAGCCGTGGCACTCCGCGTCGGAGCCGATCAATCCGTCATCAACCGATGCCGCATTGATGCCTACCAAGACACCCTCTATGCCCACAGCCTTCGGCAATTCTACAGAGATTGCTATATTACCGGCACAGTAGACTTCTGTGGTGCTCAAAACTGCAAGCTTGTACCACGAAAGCCCATGAGCGGACAAAATAACATGGTAACAGCCCAGGAAGAACTGACCCAAACCAAAACGCATGGGATTTCAATCCAAAAATGTGACATTATAGCAAGTTCTGATCTTCAGCCTTTTAAGGGCTCATTCAAATCATACCTGGGCCGACCATGGAAGGAGTCTTCTAGGACTGCTGTAATGCAGTCCAACAATGGTGAATACAGCTGGGTGGTCAGTGTGGGAAGGGGAGTTTCCATCAAAGACTTTGTATTACGGTGAATACTCGAACCAGGGACCCGGTGCTGGTGCTGGTAAAAGAGTGAAGTAGCCTGGTTATTATGTCATTACAACCTGCCTGTAATCTTGTGAACCACTGTACGTAGAAAAGAAATAGGATTGGGATATTGACAAGAGCTTAGTTCGTTTAGGTAAAACCATACAATCATACCTACCTGTTCATTCACTTGAACACGATAAGCTTACATGAGAAAAGAAGGGgccattaattatatatattacatgataGCTCAGTTTtaccacatatatatatattctccgATCGATCGAGCGGAATATATATGATGGTAACTCTGTGTCTACagcactctttctttttttgtttaaaccaaaaaaatcagtCAGGATGTCAACCATTTTAACGAACATGTTTGTATCCCAAATATCGAAATGATATtgctttttatgtttaatatattataagagAAATATGTTTCCGATCTTATGATAATTACAAGAGAAGATATATGTCACACAACCTAaactatagaaaaataatttcataatttcataaaaaataatataccaaTACTTTATATagaagtaaaacccaacctaatcaaaataatttaaaataatagccAATTCCCTCGTAAAATTACGTACACCTGAAGAacatcttaattaaatttaagttttttaagtctgattcaataattaaatgtaaaattataattatttttcttaaagtttGTATTAATTTAACGTGTTCAAACTTTTCTGTAAAATCTATCTTATTTATATGTTTCATAAATATATTCGTaacttatttaaattatgttaaattcAATATCActtctatttctattataagACATTTtatactgattttttttgtttgaaattcaattataaGATATAATGAAGGAGAAAGGACATAAGTTATCAATTGAATCATAGGCTCATTGACTAGATCAACACTACTTTCTTCCAAATTAAGCATGTTAGATTCCTAGTTTACATAAATCACTTCTTGCCTTCAGTTGTATATATCTCCATAGATAGATTGTCCattgaatcatatatatatatatataagcaaatcATCATTGACTTCCTATTAGTGGAAAAGTACTTTCCCTTCTAGTTCTTTCCCCCCACCATTTTTCTTCGATGAAAATCTAGTCGAATTCTACTCGACTGCTCTTCAATTAACAATAAGCTATCAAAAACCCCAATatacacatttaaaaaaaaagaagaaattcttgaaaatatataggaAATGCATGTAATGCACCATGTTTCCAAAATGAAATATGAACTAATAAACAAGTTTTATCTGAAAGATTATTTTAGaactaaaggaaaaaaaaataaaaaaattgaaaatccaattttttttttttttttgcctgaaTGCAAACATATCCTTAAACTCTTAATAACCCTCACCCCTTTACCACTACACTAATCACTCTAATTAATCATCCCCCAACTACTAAATGCAATCAAAGATTTTTCTATTCAAAGCACATTGAAGAGAATGTCAAACATCacctttactaaaaaaaaaaaaaaagctgacaAAAATAGTAGATATAtcaacttgatttaattttatgattatgttTCCTTCAATGAAACAGCTGCCACAAACGTGGCTCCAATTATCAGCAAATACTTCGCATGTCATCAAAACACCTAAACCCTTTGTGAGATTTGCCAGAAAAGCATAGGAACTTCGGCAATACTATTAGATTACAGGATGATATCATTACAGTAGTTgcagatataataaaaaatataatgggtttttatttttatttttcctattaaGAACATACAATGAATTACTTATAGCTTCAACAGAAAGCACACATGGTGCCATATCAGATTTAACATTACAAAAATGGATGACAGTGAGGGATTATCCATGTGGGGGGCACGAAAGACCAGCCGAAACTCTTCCTGTTATGTATTTAcctaatcaaatttatttatatccttgttttttaatcttttttttttggataatgaaAAGATCTTGGAAATTAAATATTGGACTTTATATGGATAAGAACTTAAGAGTTGAGGATTTTACAATCTAATCCTCTCCCGTCTCAgagaattaaaatgattatatataGAAGAGTAATAATTaacagcttaaaaaaataaaataaaaactcaaattaatagTTAGGTGAgagtttttagaaattaaagcaaattatataaaagtagATCGAGACAAGCAATTGCAAGCgagttgtttttgttattaaaatatattggcCTTCGCTCATCATCAATAAGTTTGAAGGGTTAGGTATGGCAGCAGATATTTCACCTGTTGCCATCTTTATGATcgatatacaaataaaataagctGGGCAATTAATTAAGGACCTGTCTCAtatcaaaagagaaagaaagaaagaaagagaacatATGTAGGTTAGCTGGCTGCTTTCAGGGCCCGAGTTGGTGAGAAATGACTAgaattaattgatgaaattctTATACCGGTAAATAGATTTAATTTCAAGTATTTAATAATGGATATTGTgttacattaaaattaatttctttttgttgtttattataGGAATCCTCTCAATTTTAATTacaactaagttttttttttaaataatttttttaaatatcagaTCATGGCAAACtggtaaacaaaataaagaaaaatataaaaagagaataataaaaaaaaaagagtactgCTTAATTTGTCCATTTCATAATACTTTTTGCACCCCTTGTCCTCAAGTACCATAATGCTAGACAATTATTATCATGTCCATATcactataattaattaaagtgaATACCCCTTGTTTCTATatgaaattgatatattttaaaagcaatatattaactctaaaatttaaattaaaaaatctcaaaattcaattcataaagagagagagagagagagagagagagagagagagagagagaacaagtCACAAGACGTCAAGACCTACCCTTTAAAGTTTAGTGTAATTTTTCTCCAAGAGTAGGCCAATCCTTTAGATCATGACAGCTCAGTTTTACAAGATACAATCAAGTCCAAGGTGCCAGCTTACAAGGCATAGTTACTCTTTTTACAagtcaaacataatttttaattgcgCTCTCCTCTCTCTTCTGAAATTTGCCCGCATTTTGAGAGAGCTCCagcatttttttagaaaagggTCCTTAATAAGACAGATAAAAGCGTCTGAGGCCCGCGCTTTACCCTCACAATTTTCTTTGTCGGAAAACATCTCCCATCAACCAAAACCAACGAAGCCACCACCCAATTTTTATCACCCTCTCTTCTTTCTGGCTTTCTTCTTCCAAACCCTTCTTTGCCTGccttgtttcttcttctatatTTATGGCTCTCCACCTTctttaatctctctctctttctctagcTAGCTATTATACTATATATCGAGTCTTTGACGTCCACACAATATTTTCTCTAGCTATTTCTTTTGGCTTTAATGACGTCTCTTTGATGTCCACCAAGCTCTCCCATGATAAAGTTTACATTTAGAATTCTTGTGTGCACCTTTTCTATTCATCAAGAATAGGAatagaatatatttatatatggaGCAATATTGGTTGGATAAAAGAGAGGAGAGGTTGTTTCTCTCTTGAATTAATCTTTGTACCGTCATATTCCTGGCCATTAATCCTTTGAGGTATAGTTGCTGTACTGTTTTTCCCCCCCCTCTGATTTCAGATTAATGCAGTGTGTTTTTCCTTCAAAGATTCCAACTTCTTTCACGAGGAAATAGTTTGTAAATCACATGCATTTATGATCTTCTCTGACAAGCTCCTAAgcttttttatctgttttttttttttaccttgcttTTCTTGACTTGTTGTGCTGTAAGATTCTGGTGTGGATTGCATAATCTCACATGTCTAAGTACATCTTTGTTTTCTATCAGGCAAAAGAACCATCTCTCCACGTTCGTTTGGTACATCTTCCTTCAGTTTcgaaataaatatattcatcaAGGGCTATTGCATTTGGCTAGCTTCTAAAGATTTTCTCCATGGCAACCAAAATCAAAGGGATCTACAAGGGTTTCAAGTACATCTCCCAAATCTTTGGTAAGCCTTcacatctttcttttcttcacaaCGTATAAAccaaactttgaaattaataaaactaaaaccaaGCAACTAAATCTGTTTCTCTATAGACTCACTGCTTTGCCAAATAATCTCCTACAGGAtttctttctctaaaaaatatgtataaagtTCCCACAAGAAAGGATACTACAATCATTTGAAATTCGTAATGTAATTATTGATTGTTTGGTGTACGTACTTTCTTGCAGTGGTAAAAGAACGAGAGATGGAAATTGGGTATCCTACAGATGTCAAGCATGTGGCCCATATAGGGTGGGATGGTCATTCTGGCAGTGCACCCAGTTGGGTATGTTGTCTGCAATTCTTGGCCTTCCATCATCTCATGAATCCTATGAACTTCATCTatcaataatacaaaaataaaaagatcatatTAATTAGTAATTGCACCAAAATGCGTGTAGTGATGGCTCATCATGCgatttttataatgatatgtTAATGGTGGGACAATATTGCAGATGAATGAATTCAAGACACCTCCTGATTTCTCAACAACCACAGTTGCTAATCCAAGAGATTCCAGCTCTGTTATTCTCTCCCCATGGTCCTCTCAAGGTTGTTTTCCAAAatcttttcatcaaattatttttcctttttggcgacttggtttttcttttttgccatTGCTGTGTAGCCATATACTGTTTGGTGGGAGAGAAGCACTGGACTAAATAAATTTCCATCAAACTCCTTATGAATTCTTGTGTGGTGGTAAACTAGCTATCATTCGGCTACCACATACAGAATAAAGAACTGTTGAGCACTGTAATTATGCCAAAACCTAGACGAATTAGGTTGCTTTTTATGCGAACCATAATAAGAAacatttctttagtttttcaagATTCACAGCAACGAATAAGACACACCCATATATGTGGCAAAGATTGCTCCCATTTGGATGCCATTTGAGTAAATGCCAAAGCTTGAATTTATCACTTCAAAATTATGTTCccttaaacaataattaatagatACCATGTGGGGGTCTATGGCATAAGCTGACAAGTAAAAGTAGGGCCTTTTCACGTGTGAAGTTAAATGCAACACATAGGAATGCCTCCCTCAATTTATCAAAGCTAATCTTCAAGGTACACTGAAAGTTGAGATTATTGCCCTCCAAGTGGCAGGAGTTTGGTTTTTGTGTCACGAGCCAAATTATGGAACTGATTGCCTTAGTAAAGGACAGTTCTGGGTGGACCATGCATAGATTTTGTTACTCGAGCCATTCATATAATGGTGTCATAATAATATCTGTAGGGTATCTTGGGAGaatattattgagaatttttgGGCAGTAGTGTTTAGAGGGAGGCCTTGATCCATTGTTTATGGTTTTGAAAGCTGAAATTCTGTTGGATTGGCTGAATTTGTTGGGAATACTTTTCAAAATCCATATGAGGTGGTAATACATAATTGGAACCATATCATCCAACTTCGAAATCTTCCAGAGATGATGATAGTTACTATGAGTTATTTGGGACCGGCTGGAGGCCAGCTCAAAGAACTTGTGACACATGATTCAAGTTTTCAAGGCTACTCTTAGATCCTTAGGCTccttttgagtttgtttttcaaGCCAATTCTGAAACGTTTTTCCTCTTCGATTGGGAAATACCTCCTAGATGcatgttctttattttcttttaggaTTTTCCATAATTATCTCCAGATGACATGATCctattttttgtgatatttttgtaACAGATTTTGATCATTCTTTGGGACATCAAAGTATGCCAAATGTGTTCAATGACATTCCACCTTCAGATCTTCCAAATGTTCCCAAGAAACCAAAAattaggaagaagaagacaagTTCTTCCTCTCCCAAATCTTCATCTTCGACATCAAGATCTTCCAGGAAAACGAAGCAGAAGGCTATGCAGTATGAACTTGAGTCAACACCAAAGGTACAAGTACAGTAATAGTATGAACGTGGTGCAAAGAGCAGAAAAAGATATTAAAGTGCATATCAGAAATTGCGAGTCCCCTTTCCAATATCCAGGATTCTACAGTACTGGCAACGAGATTCGAGTCCCCTTTTCAATATCCAGGATGTtacactagaaaaaaaattcaaggtgaACGTGGAAGTTTGATCAAAacttttgtaaaatattaaaactgcATTTCATTTATGAATCGAAGAAGAGAAACTAGGAAAGGTGAGAAACGTGAaggtataaagaaaaaaatcacggTTCAAAGACGACCGATGTTAGTGTAGGTAGCtgaaatattttggttttaCAATGACTAAATGAGCATATAGAAATGTGGGTTgctatgtttttcttttggaaagttctgctaattcaatttatttgattgatcAGAGTTTCTTAGCAATGACCTAAGAGAAATTGCAGTAAGTTTTACCTCTCGATCAGCATGCTAAATCTGATATACAGCCTTTGTATCTACTTGATTACTAAA of the Populus nigra chromosome 7, ddPopNigr1.1, whole genome shotgun sequence genome contains:
- the LOC133699547 gene encoding pentatricopeptide repeat-containing protein At4g21170 produces the protein MTYRSKITQNTVIQREEGATSCTKMSLNRANPTTSMKWRIQIRQNQLVFQISSILLQRHNWISLLQNFNLSSKLTPPLFNQILHKTQTNPQISLRFFNWVQTNLKLKPDLKSQCHIINICVNSGLTLPVRPIMDSLVKTHHVSVLGEAMVDSCRGKSLKSDAFSFLLECYSHKGLFMESLEMLRKMRGNGFIASGTACNAILDVLLRENEIKLAWCFYCAMIKDGVLPDKLTWSLVAQILCKDGNFERIVKFLDMGVYNSVLYNGVIDCCSKRGDFEAAFERLNQMCERKLDPGFSTYGAILDGACKHGNEEVIERVMDIMAEKGLLPKCPLSQCDSVIQKFSDLCKMNVATMFFRRACDEKIGLQDATYGCMLKALSKEARVKEAIGLYSLISEKGIRVKDSTYHAFLDLLSEEDQYEEGYEILGDMMRRGFRPGTVGLSKFILLLSRKRRWREVEDLLDLVLEKGLLPDSLCCCSLVEHYCSRRQIDKAVALHNKMEKLQASLDVATYNMLLDGLVKNGRIEEVVRVFDYMEGLKLVNSESFTITIRGLCRAKEMRKAMKLHDEMLDMGLKPDKAAYKRLILEFNK
- the LOC133700161 gene encoding pectinesterase/pectinesterase inhibitor 18-like: MYKENVEVGKKKTNVMLGGNGMHSTIITCSFNVVDGYATFKSATVARPQKHQAVALRVGADQSVINRCRIDAYQDTLYAHSLRQFYRDCYITGTVDFCGAQNCKLVPRKPMSGQNNMVTAQEELTQTKTHGISIQKCDIIASSDLQPFKGSFKSYLGRPWKESSRTAVMQSNNGEYSWVVSVGRGVSIKDFVLR
- the LOC133698967 gene encoding CRIB domain-containing protein RIC10-like; the encoded protein is MATKIKGIYKGFKYISQIFVVKEREMEIGYPTDVKHVAHIGWDGHSGSAPSWMNEFKTPPDFSTTTVANPRDSSSVILSPWSSQDFDHSLGHQSMPNVFNDIPPSDLPNVPKKPKIRKKKTSSSSPKSSSSTSRSSRKTKQKAMQYELESTPKVQVQ